The genomic window CATGGACCAGGTCGCCATGGCAGCTTCGAGTGCAGGGCTCTCTGCAGGATCGTCCGGGTTCCCCGGAACGGTGTAGAAGCGCCACAGCTGCTCGCCTGTGTTGGCGTCATAGGCTGTGAAGTACCCGCGCACACCAAGCTCAGCACCACCATTGCCGATGATGACCTTGCCGTTGATGACGCGTGGCGCGCCGGTGATTGTGTAAGGCGGTGTGTTGTTGATCGTATCAACCTGCCAGACCGGATCGCCGGTCTTTGCATCCAGTGCGTGAAGGCGGCCATCGAAGGAGGCGACATAAACCTTGCCGTCCCACACAGCGACGCCGCGGTTCACGACATCACAGCACCCATAGCGGCCCCACTCACCGGGGACCTCTGGATCGAATGTCCAGAGCTCTTCGCCCGTGCGTGCATCAAGGGCGTGGGTAATGCCCCAGTTGCCCGTGAGGAACATGTAGCCGTCCACCACGATGGGCGACGCTTCAAGACCGCGGTTCGTGTACATCTCATAGGACCAGGCCAGGCCCAGGTCTGAAACGTTGTCGGTGTTGATCTGGTCAAGCGGCGAGTAGCGCTGCTCGGAATATGTCCGGCCATGGGCCAGCCAGTTATGTGGCTCATCGTCGGCTGCGACAATGCGGGCCTTGGTGATCTTGGTAGCCGCTTCAACAGACGGTCTGGCAGCATCCGCTTCAACAACAGGTGTTGGCGGTACTGCTTCCACATCAGCTGCCGATGCGTCTGCACCAGCAGGTGCAGGTGCTTCAGCAACAGCAGGTGCCGGCGCATCGCCACGCTCCGGTGACAGCACGAGCGCTGACACAACAAAGACAGCACCAATCGCCAGGCCGGCAACAACTGGGGTCACTGACCCCGGGCCCTTCCAGTAACTCATACGTTCCCCCTCCAGAGGTATTTGGGGAGCTGCGTGGGTTTTGGCTTGGTTGCCGTCCCTACCCAGCGCCCGATCAGGCAGTGCTCCTGTGGACCCAGGAGCGTTGTTTTTGTTCGTTCAGCTAGGAAACTAGCGCGGGAGCGCCGGTTGGGAAAGCGGGAGCAGAAATACGACTCTCTCGTACGCACATAATTTGGGCATGCGCCTCTGCCTGCACACATTTTGTGCAGAAATAGTGCTCATCTGCTGATCTTTGAGTCAGCATGACCCTCAATATGCTCATGATTTCAACACGTTAGACGATTCCAGCGAGTCTGGCACGCTTCATGATTCCTTAACTGTGCCTGGGGGGCTGGGGCGCACGTCTTTGCGCGTTTCTCCGGGAAGAAATCAACGGCATTCCGAACGTGATTCGGGAGCCATCCAACCGGCCAACGATAAACGGCCAAATCGACGTGAAGGAGGCCCAATGAAACTGGTAATGGCAGTCATAAAGCCGTTCAAACTGGACGAAGTCCGCGAGGCACTGACCTCGCTCGGCGTTCAGGGTTTGACGGTGACGGAAGTAAAAGGCTTCGGACGGCAAAAAGGCCATACCGAAGTCTATCGCGGCGCTGAATACGCTGTGAGCTTCCTGCCGAAACTGAAAATCGAAGTCGTGATCAAGGACGAACAGGTCGAACAGGTTGTTGAAAGCATCGCTTCCAACGCCAAGACCGGTCAGATCGGCGACGGCAAAATCTTCGTGTACCCGATCGATCAAGTCATGCGTATCCGCACCGGCGAGACCGACGGCGACGCGCTCTAAGAGATTTCGTGTGAGAGGAGAAATCTACTATGGATAACCTGAAGAAACTCTGGGGCCTCGCCATTGCGGCAGCGCTCACAAGCGTGATGCTGGTAGACCCAGCACTCGCACAGGAAGAGGCACCGCCCTCGACCTCACCTGAAGAAGCCTATTTCGTATTCAACACATTGCTCTTCCTCATTGGCGGCTTCCTCGTCATGTGGATGGCAGCTGGCTTTGCCATGCTGGAAGCAGGCCTCGTGCGTTCAAAGAACGTGGCCATGCAGTGCACCAAGAACATCGCGTTGTTCTCAATCGCCGGTCTCATGTACTGGCTGGTTGGCTACAACCTGATGTATGACGGCGTCGATGGTGGTTACCTCGGCTCCTTCACATGGTTCGCTCATCCTGAGCACGGTGCTGAAGATCTGACATATGCCGCTGGCACATCTGACTGGTTCTTCCAGATGGTGTTCTGCGCAACCACCGCGTCCATCGTGTCCGGTACGGTTGCTGAGCGCATCAAGCTGTGGCCGTTCCTGATCTTCGTTGCCATCCTGACCGGCTTCATCTACCCGATCCAGGCTTCCTGGCAGTGGGGCGGCGGCTGGCTTTCAGAAGCTGGCTTCTCCGACTTTGCTGGTTCTACCCTCGTGCACTCCACGGGTGGCTGGGCAGCTCTTGTTGGTGCCATCATCCTTGGTGCCCGTTCAGGCAAGTACGGTCCTGATGGCCAGATCAACGCGATCCCTGGTTCATCACTGCCACTCGCCACACTGGGTACGTTCATCCTGTGGCTCGGCTGGTTCGGCTTCAATGGTGGTTCACAGCTTGCCCTTGGTACGCTGGGCGACGCCTCTGACGTGAGCCGCATCTTTGCCAACACCAACATTGCAGCTGCTGCAGGTTGTGTTGTGGCAATGGTCCTGACCCAGGTCATCTACAAGAAGGTCGACCTGACCATGGCACTGAACGGTGCACTTGCTGGTCTCGTCTCCATCACCGCTGAGCCTCTGACGCCAACCTTCGCGTCTGCTGCTCTGATTGGTGGTGCAGGTGGCATCATCGTGGTTCTCACGGTGCCGCTTCTTGACCGTCTCCACATCGACGATGTTGTCGGCGCCATCCCGGTTCACCTGTTCGCAGGCATCTGGGGCACAATGGCAGTTCCGCTCACCAATGGTGACACGAACTTCGCTGCACAGTTCATCGGTGTTGCATCTATCGGCGCCTTCGTAGTGGTAGCCAGCCTGCTGTTCTGGCTGATCCTCCGCTTCACGATTGGCATCCGGGCATCTGCTGAGGAAGAGATGGAGGGTCTCGACCGCTCCGAACTCGGCCTCGAAGCCTACCCGGAATTTGGTCGCGGTTCGCAGACCATCTAACCGAACACTTCGCCACCGGGTGGGATCCCCTCCCGGTGGCACCTTTGTTCCCTCGCCCTGATTGGTTCTCACCCTTGGGGACCGCGTGAAGGGCAACCTCCCAACTTCCAAAGGCCCGGTGGCATGTCCCCCGGGCCTTTTTCTTGTGCCTGATCAAAAATCGACCTCTGCACAAACTTTCATCTGACTGCCTAGTTTTTCTGCCCACTAATTGGGCGGTCAATGTTTGTGCAACTTGACTGGGCAACAGGCATTGAGGTGTTAGTCTTTTGTTAACATTAGGCTTTCAATGCCTCATTGTTAGGCTGGCACGCCGCTTGAGTACCTCAATCGGTTCTGACCACAACAACATAGCTGCCGCCCCACCCAACAACTGGGTGTGCAGGCAAGGCAGCACACTCGCCTGGAGGGGGAACACCCATGGGAGATCTGGACCCGGCCGCCGTATCTACGGCGCTGACCGGTGCTGACGTATTCTTTGTACTGATCGGCGCTATTCTGGTTTTTGCAATGCACGGGGGCTTCGCATTTCTTGAAGTCGGTACCGTTCGCCGCAAAAACCAGGTGAATGCACTTGTGAAAATTCTGGTGGATTTTTCTATCTCCACCATCACCTATTTCTTCATCGGCTACATGGTCGCCTATGGCACGACATTCTTCATGTCTGCCGCCATCCTGTCCGGCAACGCGCCCGGCCCCGATGGTGTCGCCTTTGCCTCGTCCGGCCTTGACCTGGTGAAGTTCTTCTTCCTTGCAACATTTGCGGCAGCCATTCCCGCCATCATTTCAGGCGGCATTGCCGAGCGCGCAAAGTTCTGGCCACAGGCCATGGCCACCGCGGTCATCGTTGGCCTCATTTATCCCTTCTTTGAAGGCATGGTGTGGGGCGGCAATTACGGCCTGCAGGATTTCATGGAGGCCAATTTCGGCGCGCAGTTCCATGACTTTGCAGGCTCAGTGGTTGTCCACGCCGTTGGCGGCTGGATCGCGCTTGGCGCCGTGCTGGTGCTCGGTCCACGCCTTGGTCGTTACAAGCCCGGCCAGTCATCAGCGCAGGGCATTCCGCCCTCCAACATTCCCTGGCTCGCCATGGGGTCCTGGATGCTCTGCATCGGTTGGTTCGGCTTCAACGTCATGACGGCCGGTTCCCTTGAAGGTGTGTCGGGCCTCGTTGCCCTCAACTCCCTCATGGCAATGGTCGGCGGCGTCATGGCAGCCGTCATTGCCGGCAGAAACGATCCGGGCTTCGTTCACAACGGTGCACTTGCAGGCCTTGTTGCTGTGTGTGCCGGCTCGGATGTGATGCACCCGATCGGCTCCCTCATCACCGGTGGTGTTGCCGGTGCCCTGTTCGTCATTACCTTCCAGCTGGCGCAGAACCGCTGGAAGATTGATGACGTGCTGGGCGTGTGGCCACTTCATGGTATTTGCGGTGCCTGGGGCGGTATCGCCTGCGGCATCTTCGGCCTTGAAGCACTGGGCGGACTTGGCGGCGTCACCCTGGCCGCACAATTTGTGGGGACGGTTATCGGTGCGGGTTACGCGCTGGTACTTGGCTATGCTCTTTACGGTGCACTCAATGCCACCATCGGCATCCGCATGTCACCGGAGGATGAAGAGCGCGGCGCGGATCTTTCGATCCACTCCATCTCTGCCTATCCAGAAGAGGACCTGACCTCCCGCTCCTAAGCAGGAACAGGCATACCAACATCGTTGAGTGGATGGCCCGGTCGCGTCAGCGGTCGGGCCATTCGCGTTTCAGCACCAGACAAATGCCCCGACATCGCAGCAAAATCCTTGCGGGCAAACCGTGCCCCGACAGACGCGTGGTGTGACAGCACCACCCGTTGGACGACGAGCCGGCGCAACTTCGTGCCGCCCCACACAACCAGTCCAACACCAAGGATACCAAGATCGATCAGCAACGCCTGCAATGCATCAAACCCCGATGCCACCGCGCCGCAAAGGATGTAGATCGACGCAAACCCGGCAGCAAAAGCAAGCATGCCGCCCAGATGGGTTGCCCAATCGTCAGCTTTCGTCGTTTCTGCACGCATCGCACCTGACCTCCCGTCTTGATGACAGTTCGCCTTAACGTCGATGTGACCTTGAGACAAAGGCTACGGGGTGCGACTTGCACATTCGCTGAAGAGCACAGTTGCAATTCGTTCAACTTCTAATCATTCCACACACCACCCGATCGAAATCGTGGTTTCAGCCGCCCGATAGCCGCTGTGTGCCCAGTGTGTTCCCAGCGTTAACAATGCGTTAACGCTAAAGACGCAGGCTGCAAAAGCTGGCCGTTTTCCGTCGAAAACAGGCCTCAAAGCCTATGACTTTTTCCATGCGGTCCTGGCGCGCGCCCTGAGCTAAGCCCTGACCGTGAAAACGCTTAACACCCCGTCGCTGAAAGCCCCGGATTTGTCAGATACGCCGACCTATCTCACCCGTTTTGACGGCATGCCGGAATCGCCTTTTGCGCGATTGCGGGCCCTTTTGGACGGCATTGAGGCCGGCAGCCGGACCATAAATCTGTCCCTCGGCGAACCCCGTCACCCCCAGCCTGACTTCGTGATGCCGGCCCTGACCGCAGCATCCGCAGGTTTTGGAAAATACCCCCCGGCTCTTGGCACCCCTGAGTTTCGGGCGGCCTGCGCGGGCTGGCTGGACCGGCGCTACGACCTTGAAGGCGTGATAGATGCCAACGCCATGGTGTTGCCCGCCAATGGCACCCGCGAAGCCCTGTTCAACATCGGACAGGTGATCGCGCCGGCAAGCAAGATGAGCAGCCGGACATCTGACCGACCAACATTCCTCCTGCCCAACCCGTTTTATCAATGCTACGCCGCCGCCGCGCTGGGTGCAGGCGCGGACCCGGTCTATCTCAACACCACCGTCGAGACCGGCCACTTGCCGGACCTCGACGCCCTGTCAGACAAAGAGCTGGACCGCGCAGCAGCGCTCTACATCTGCTCCCCTGCCAATCCGCAGGGCGCCGCCGCCGATACGGCCTATTGGGTCAAGCTCATCACGCTGGCGCGCGCGCACAACATCACGATTGTTGCGGATGAGTGCTATGCGGACATCTACACGGGCACACCTCCAACGGGCATTCTGGAAGCCGCCCACAAAGCCGGGCTTGGCTTTGCCAACATCATCACCTTCCACTCTTTGTCCAAGCGCAACAATCTGCCTGGTCTGCGTTCTGGGTTTTCAGCCGGTGATCCTGACCTGACATCCGCCTTTGCCAAATTCCGAAATCTTGCAGCACCGCAGGTTCCCCTCCCTGTGATGGCCGTGAGCATCGCCGCGTGGAACGATGACGCAGACGCTGCGGCCAACCGCGCGCTGTATGACGCAAAGTTTTCAGCCGCTGAACGCATCATCGGCAATCGCTTCGGTTTCAAGCGGCCGGATGGCGGCTTCTTCCTGTGGCTTGATATGGCCGAAGCGGGCGGTGGTGAAAAAGCCGCCCTGGCCCTGTGGCAGGAGGCCGGTATTCGCGTATTGCCCGGCGGCTATCTGTCCCGGGACACCAAAGACGGCAATCCGGGTACAGACTATATTCGCATCGCCCTCGTTGGCGACGAAGAAGAAACGGCCCGCGCCCTGACCCGAATGACGGAGATCTTTTAGCCATGCGCCTTGCAGTCTCCCTCTCCTCAACACTGTCTGCGGCCATAAACGTGGTGCCCCTGCCGGTGCGCGAATTCCTGCGCGACCGGACAAACGAACTGATGGGCATTGTCGCCCTCTTTGCGGCAGCGTGGACGGCCATTGCCCTTGCCACCTGGAGCCCGCGCGACCCGAGCCTCAATCATGCCACTGCAGCCGAGCCGCAAAACTGGCTTGGCGCGGACGGCGCCATTGCCGCTGACCTGATCATCCAATCGGTCGGTGTGGCCGCAGCTCTTCCGGTTCTCATTCTGGCCGTATGGGGAACACGTCTTCTCATTCATCTGGAAATTGAACGCGTCGGCCTACGTCTGTTGGCCGTGCTGGGCGCAACAATTGGTTTTGCCTTTGCAGCCGCGCTGTTCAGCCTGTCGGTCCTGCCCGGAGCCGGTGGGTCGGTGGGTGCCATCCTTCTCACCGCAACAATCGCCACCACCGGTGACATTGTGGCCCCCGTCATTGCGCTGCTGGCAGGCGGCTGCGCCGTCATGCTGGCAGGTTGGGCCATGCCGGTGTCTGTTGATCAGGTTGCACGCTCGGCTCCGTGGCTGGTGGATTTCGTCCGCGAATGTGCATGGCGCGCCCGTCCGGTGACGCAGGCAATATCCCGTATTTTTGTCGGCGCCGCAGCCCTCCTCATCGCCCCTTTCAGACGCCGCGAGCGAGAGGACGACGAGACTTCCAGCAACCGACGCGAGCCCGTCTTTGGACAGCGCCACCGCGACGAGGTCATGGCCGCCCGCGGCCCTGTCGGCATTGCAGGTCCGGAGGAAAATCCAACACCTGCCAAGCGCGTGACCCGTATCTCCAAGCCAGTGCGCGAAAGCAAACGCTCTGCAGCCGAGCGCCAGCCCACGCTCAACCTCATTCCCAATGAGGACTACGAGCTTCCACCCCTGTCTTTGCTCGCGCCCCCCAATGCACGACAGGGAGAAGTGATTTCCGACGAAGCCCTGCAGCAAAACGCCCGCATCCTCGAAGGCGTGCTGGAGGACTTTGGGATCCGCGGTGAGATCATCGAGGTGCGCCCGGGCCCGGTCGTCACCATGTACGAGCTGCAGCCGGCACCCGGGATCAAGTCCAGCCGCGTCATCGGCCTGGCGGATGACATTGCCCGCTCCATGAGCGCCGTCTCGGCCCGTGTGGCTGTTGTGCCCGGCCGCAACGTCATCGGCATCGAGCTGCCCAACGCCAAGCGCGAGACGGTCTATCTGCGTGAACTGCTTGCGTCGGCAGATTATGAAGCCACCGCGACCCATCTTGGGCTGGCGCTGGGCAAGGACATTTCCGGCGAGGCCGTGATCCGTGACCTTGCCCGCATGCCGCATCTGTTGATTGCGGGCACCACCGGGTCGGGTAAGTCTGTGGGCATCAACACCATGATCCTGTCGTTGCTGTATCGATTGCCGCCGGACCAGTGCAAGCTCATCCTCATTGACCCCAAGATGCTGGAATTGTCCGTATACGACGGAATTCCGCATCTGCTGTCACCGGTCGTGACCGACCCCAAGAAGGCTGTCGTGGCGCTCAAGTGGGTCGTGCGGGAAATGGAAG from Candidatus Phaeomarinobacter ectocarpi includes these protein-coding regions:
- a CDS encoding aminotransferase class I/II-fold pyridoxal phosphate-dependent enzyme encodes the protein MKTLNTPSLKAPDLSDTPTYLTRFDGMPESPFARLRALLDGIEAGSRTINLSLGEPRHPQPDFVMPALTAASAGFGKYPPALGTPEFRAACAGWLDRRYDLEGVIDANAMVLPANGTREALFNIGQVIAPASKMSSRTSDRPTFLLPNPFYQCYAAAALGAGADPVYLNTTVETGHLPDLDALSDKELDRAAALYICSPANPQGAAADTAYWVKLITLARAHNITIVADECYADIYTGTPPTGILEAAHKAGLGFANIITFHSLSKRNNLPGLRSGFSAGDPDLTSAFAKFRNLAAPQVPLPVMAVSIAAWNDDADAAANRALYDAKFSAAERIIGNRFGFKRPDGGFFLWLDMAEAGGGEKAALALWQEAGIRVLPGGYLSRDTKDGNPGTDYIRIALVGDEEETARALTRMTEIF
- a CDS encoding ammonium transporter, whose product is MGDLDPAAVSTALTGADVFFVLIGAILVFAMHGGFAFLEVGTVRRKNQVNALVKILVDFSISTITYFFIGYMVAYGTTFFMSAAILSGNAPGPDGVAFASSGLDLVKFFFLATFAAAIPAIISGGIAERAKFWPQAMATAVIVGLIYPFFEGMVWGGNYGLQDFMEANFGAQFHDFAGSVVVHAVGGWIALGAVLVLGPRLGRYKPGQSSAQGIPPSNIPWLAMGSWMLCIGWFGFNVMTAGSLEGVSGLVALNSLMAMVGGVMAAVIAGRNDPGFVHNGALAGLVAVCAGSDVMHPIGSLITGGVAGALFVITFQLAQNRWKIDDVLGVWPLHGICGAWGGIACGIFGLEALGGLGGVTLAAQFVGTVIGAGYALVLGYALYGALNATIGIRMSPEDEERGADLSIHSISAYPEEDLTSRS
- a CDS encoding DNA translocase FtsK, translating into MRLAVSLSSTLSAAINVVPLPVREFLRDRTNELMGIVALFAAAWTAIALATWSPRDPSLNHATAAEPQNWLGADGAIAADLIIQSVGVAAALPVLILAVWGTRLLIHLEIERVGLRLLAVLGATIGFAFAAALFSLSVLPGAGGSVGAILLTATIATTGDIVAPVIALLAGGCAVMLAGWAMPVSVDQVARSAPWLVDFVRECAWRARPVTQAISRIFVGAAALLIAPFRRREREDDETSSNRREPVFGQRHRDEVMAARGPVGIAGPEENPTPAKRVTRISKPVRESKRSAAERQPTLNLIPNEDYELPPLSLLAPPNARQGEVISDEALQQNARILEGVLEDFGIRGEIIEVRPGPVVTMYELQPAPGIKSSRVIGLADDIARSMSAVSARVAVVPGRNVIGIELPNAKRETVYLRELLASADYEATATHLGLALGKDISGEAVIRDLARMPHLLIAGTTGSGKSVGINTMILSLLYRLPPDQCKLILIDPKMLELSVYDGIPHLLSPVVTDPKKAVVALKWVVREMEDRYKTMAKLGVRNIEGYNTRVAEALENEEMLSRTVQTGFDPETGSPVYEDEEMEPTPMPFIVVVVDEMADLMMVAGKEIEGAVQRLAQMARAAGIHMITATQRPSVDVITGTIKANFPTRISFQVTSKIDSRTILGEQGAEQLLGQGDMLYMAGGGRIRRVHGPFVSDEEVEQVVRHLKQQGAPQYLEQITAEPEDGGESLFGTGVEDGSGDELYDKAIAIVAQDKRASTSYIQRKLQIGYNRAARLIERMEEEGIVSAANHAGKREVLIGEIGSGDHAY
- a CDS encoding P-II family nitrogen regulator — encoded protein: MKLVMAVIKPFKLDEVREALTSLGVQGLTVTEVKGFGRQKGHTEVYRGAEYAVSFLPKLKIEVVIKDEQVEQVVESIASNAKTGQIGDGKIFVYPIDQVMRIRTGETDGDAL
- a CDS encoding ammonium transporter; this encodes MDNLKKLWGLAIAAALTSVMLVDPALAQEEAPPSTSPEEAYFVFNTLLFLIGGFLVMWMAAGFAMLEAGLVRSKNVAMQCTKNIALFSIAGLMYWLVGYNLMYDGVDGGYLGSFTWFAHPEHGAEDLTYAAGTSDWFFQMVFCATTASIVSGTVAERIKLWPFLIFVAILTGFIYPIQASWQWGGGWLSEAGFSDFAGSTLVHSTGGWAALVGAIILGARSGKYGPDGQINAIPGSSLPLATLGTFILWLGWFGFNGGSQLALGTLGDASDVSRIFANTNIAAAAGCVVAMVLTQVIYKKVDLTMALNGALAGLVSITAEPLTPTFASAALIGGAGGIIVVLTVPLLDRLHIDDVVGAIPVHLFAGIWGTMAVPLTNGDTNFAAQFIGVASIGAFVVVASLLFWLILRFTIGIRASAEEEMEGLDRSELGLEAYPEFGRGSQTI